A DNA window from Hordeum vulgare subsp. vulgare chromosome 1H, MorexV3_pseudomolecules_assembly, whole genome shotgun sequence contains the following coding sequences:
- the LOC123395123 gene encoding beta-galactosidase 1-like — MERVSWQPLALLLLAAAAAVASGTEVGYDGRSMVIDGERRLLISGSIHYPRSTPEMWPDLIRKAKEGGLDAIETYVFWNGHEPRRRQYNFEGSYDIVRFFKEVQDAGMYAILRIGPYICGEWNYGGLPAWLRDISGMQFRMHNNPFEQEMETFTTLIVDKLKEAKMFAGQGGPIILSQIENEYGNVMDKLNNDESASEYIHWCAAMANKQNVGVPWIMCQQDQDVPPNVINTCNGFYCHDWFPKRTDIPKIWTENWTGWFKAWDKPDFHRSAEDIAFSVAMFFQMRGSLQNYYMYHGGTNFGRTSGGPYITTSYDYDAPLDEYGNIRQPKYGHLKDLHNVLKSMEKILLHGDYKDTTMGNTNVMVTKYTLDNSSACFISNKFDDKEVNVTLDDGATHVVPAWSVSILPDCKTVAYNSAKIKTQTSVMVKRPGVETVTDGLAWSWMPENLHPFMTDEKGNFRKNELLEQIATSGDQSDYLWYRTSLEHKGESNYKLHVNTTGHELYAFVNGKLVGRHYAPNGGFVFQMETPVKLHSGKNYISLLSATIGLKNYGALFEMMPAGIVGGPVKLVDTVTNTTAYDLSNSSWSYKAGLAGEYRETHLDKAKDRSQWRGGTIPVHRPFTWYKATFEAPTGEEPVVADLLGLGKGVVWVNGNNLGRYWPSYVAADMDGCRRCDYRGTFMADGDGQKCLTGCNEPSQRFYHVPRSFLKAGEPNTMVLFEEAGGDPTRVSFHTVAVGAACAEAAEVGDEVALACSHGRTISSVDVASLGVTRGKCGAYQGGCESKAALAAFTAACVGKESCTVRHTEDFRAGSGCDSGVLTVQATC, encoded by the exons ATGGAGCGCGTGTCGTGGCAACCActtgcgctcctcctcctcgcggcgGCCGCGGCCGTCGCCAGCGGCACTGAGGTCGGGTACGACGGCCGGTCGATGGTCATCGATGGCGAGCGCCGCCTCCTCATCTCCGGCTCCATCCACTACCCCAGGAGCACGCCAGAG ATGTGGCCGGATCTGATCAGGAAGGCCAAGGAGGGTGGGCTGGACGCCATCGAGACGTACGTCTTCTGGAACGGCCACGAGCCTCGCCGCCGGCAGTACAACTTCGAGGGCAGCTACGACATCGTGCGCTTCTTCAAGGAGGTCCAGGACGCCGGCATGTACGCCATCCTCCGCATCGGCCCCTACATCTGCGGCGAGTGGAACTACGGCGGCCTGCCGGCATGGCTGCGCGACATCTCCGGCATGCAGTTCCGCATGCACAACAACCCCTTCGAG CAAGAGATGGAGACCTTCACGACCCTCATCGTCGACAAGCTCAAGGAGGCCAAGATGTTCGCCGGACAGGGAGGCCCCATCATCCTCTCTCAG atcgagAACGAGTACGGGAACGTCATGGACAAGCTCAACAACGACGAGTCGGCGTCTGAGTACATCCACTGGTGCGCCGCCATGGCCAACAAGCAGAACGTAGGCGTGCCGTGGATCATGTGCCAGCAGGACCAAGACGTCCCACCCAACGTG ATCAACACCTGCAACGGCTTCTACTGCCACGACTGGTTCCCCAAGAGGACCGACATCCCCAAGATCTGGACTGAGAACTGGACTGGCTG GTTCAAAGCCTGGGACAAGCCTGATTTCCACCGGTCCGCCGAAGACATCGCCTTCTCTGTTGCCATGTTCTTCCAGATGCGAGGATCGCTCCAGAACTACTACATG TACCATGGTGGCACCAACTTTGGCCGCACGTCGGGTGGCCCATACATCACAACCAGCTATGACTACGATGCCCCTCTCGATGAGTACG GTAACATCAGGCAGCCAAAATACGGGCACCTCAAGGACCTCCACAATGTCCTCAAGTCCATGGAGAAGATCCTACTCCATGGGGACTACAAGGACACCACCATGGGCAACACCAACGTCATG GTTACCAAGTACACGCTGGACAACTCCTCTGCCTGCTTCATCAGCAACAAGTTCGACGACAAGGAGGTCAATGTGACCCTCGACGACGGCGCAACCCATGTCGTGCCCGCATGGTCCGTGAGCATCCTGCCGGACTGCAAGACCGTCGCGTACAACAGCGCCAAGATCAAGACACAGACGTCGGTGATGGTGAAGAGGCCGGGGGTGGAAACCGTGACGGATGGCCTTGCTTGGTCGTGGATGCCCGAGAACCTCCATCCTTTCATGACGGACGAGAAGGGTAACTTCAGGAAGAACGAGCTGCTCGAGCAGATCGCGACGTCGGGCGACCAGAGCGACTACCTATGGTACAGGACAAG CTTGGAGCACAAGGGGGAATCGAACTACAAGTTGCACGTGAACACGACTGGCCATGAGCTCTACGCTTTCGTCAATGGCAAGCTTGTTG GGAGGCACTACGCTCCTAATGGCGGATTCGTCTTCCAAATGGAGACACCGGTGAAGCTCCACTCTGGCAAGAACTACATCTCCCTCCTCAGCGCCACCATCGGGCTCAAGAACTATGGTGCTCTGTTCGAGATGATGCCCGCCGGCATCGTGGGAGGGCCGGTGAAGCTCGTCGACACCGTCACCAACACCACCGCCTACGACCTCTCCAACAGCTCCTGGTCCTACAAGGCCGGCCTCGCCGGCGAGTACAGGGAGACCCACCTCGACAAGGCCAAGGACCGCAGCCAATGGAGAGGCGGCACCATCCCGGTGCACCGCCCCTTCACCTGGTACAAGGCGACCTTTGAGGCCCCCACCGGTGAGGAGCCCGTGGTGGCGGACCTGCTGGGGCTCGGCAAGGGCGTGGTGTGGGTCAACGGCAACAACCTGGGCCGCTACTGGCCGTCATACGTCGCCGCGGACATGGACGGCTGCCGGCGGTGCGACTACCGCGGCACATTCATGGCGGATGGCGACGGGCAGAAGTGCCTCACTGGCTGCAACGAGCCGTCCCAGAGGTTCTACCATGTGCCACGGTCGTTCCTCAAGGCCGGCGAGCCCAACACGATGGTGCTGTTCGAGGAGGCCGGCGGCGACCCGACGAGGGTGAGCTTCCACACCGTCGCTGTCGGGGCGGCGTGCGCGGAGGCCGCCGAGGTCGGCGACGAGGTGGCGCTGGCGTGCAGCCATGGCAGGACCATCTCCAGCGTGGACGTGGCCAGCCTCGGCGTCACGCGCGGCAAGTGCGGCGCGTACCAGGGCGGCTGCGAGTCCAAGGCGGCGCTGGCGGCGTTCACGGCAGCGTGCGTCGGCAAGGAGTCGTGCACGGTGCGGCACACGGAGGACTTCCGCGCCGGGTCCGGGTGTGACTCCGGCGTGCTCACCGTGCAGGCAACCTGCTGA
- the LOC123404122 gene encoding beta-galactosidase 1-like, giving the protein MERVSWQPLALLLLAAAAAVASGTEVGYDGRSMVIDGERRLLISGSIHYPRSTPEMWPDLIRKAKEGGLDAIETYVFWNGHEPRRRQYNFEGSYDIVRFFKEVQDAGMYAILRIGPYICGEWNYGGLPAWLRDISGMQFRMHNNPFEQEMETFTTLIVDKLKEAKMFAGQGGPIILSQIENEYGNVMDKLNNDESASEYIHWCAAMANKQNVGVPWIMCQQDQDVPPNVINTCNGFYCHDWFPKRTDIPKIWTENWTGWFKAWDKPDFHRSAEDIAFSVAMFFQTRGSLQNYYMYHGGTNFGRTSGGPYITTSYDYDAPLDEYGNIRQPKYGHLKDLHNVLKSMEKILLHGDYKDTTMGNTNVMVTKYTLDNSSACFISNKFDDKEVNVTLDDGATHVVPAWSVSILPDCKTVAYNSAKIKTQTSVMVKRPGVETVTDGLAWSWMPENLHPFMTDEKGNFRKNELLEQIATSGDQSDYLWYRTSLEHKGESNYKLHVNTTGHELYAFVNGKLVGRHYAPNGGFVFQMETPVKLHSGKNYISLLSATIGLKNYGALFEMMPAGIVGGPVKLVDTVTNTTAYDLSNSSWSYKAGLAGEYRETHLDKAKDRSQWRGGTIPVHRPFTWYKATFEAPTGEEPVVADLLGLGKGVVWVNGNNLGRYWPSYVAADMDGCRRCDYRGTFMADGDGQKCLTGCNEPSQRFYHVPRSFLKAGEPNTMVLFEEAGGDPTRVSFHTVAVGAACAEAAEVGDEVALACSHGRTISSVDVASLGVTRGKCGAYQGGCESKAALAAFTAACVGKESCTVRHTEDFRAGSGCDSGVLTVQATC; this is encoded by the exons ATGGAGCGCGTGTCGTGGCAACCActtgcgctcctcctcctcgcggcgGCCGCGGCCGTCGCCAGCGGCACTGAGGTCGGGTACGACGGCCGGTCGATGGTCATCGATGGCGAGCGCCGCCTCCTCATCTCCGGCTCCATCCACTACCCCAGGAGCACGCCAGAG ATGTGGCCGGATCTGATCAGGAAGGCCAAGGAGGGCGGGCTGGACGCCATCGAGACGTACGTCTTCTGGAACGGCCACGAGCCTCGCCGCCGGCAGTACAACTTCGAGGGCAGCTACGACATCGTGCGCTTCTTCAAGGAGGTCCAGGACGCCGGCATGTACGCCATCCTCCGCATCGGCCCCTACATCTGCGGCGAGTGGAACTACGGCGGCCTGCCGGCATGGCTGCGCGACATCTCCGGCATGCAGTTCCGCATGCACAACAACCCCTTCGAG CAAGAGATGGAGACCTTCACGACCCTCATCGTCGACAAGCTCAAGGAGGCCAAGATGTTCGCCGGACAGGGAGGCCCCATCATCCTCTCTCAG atcgagAACGAGTACGGGAACGTCATGGACAAGCTCAACAACGACGAGTCGGCGTCTGAGTACATCCACTGGTGCGCCGCCATGGCCAACAAGCAGAACGTAGGCGTGCCGTGGATCATGTGCCAGCAGGACCAAGACGTCCCACCCAACGTG ATCAACACCTGCAACGGCTTCTACTGCCACGACTGGTTCCCCAAGAGGACCGACATCCCCAAGATCTGGACTGAGAACTGGACTGGCTG GTTCAAAGCCTGGGACAAGCCTGATTTCCACCGGTCCGCCGAAGACATCGCCTTCTCTGTTGCCATGTTCTTCCAGACGCGAGGATCGCTCCAGAACTACTACATG TACCATGGTGGCACCAACTTTGGCCGCACGTCGGGTGGCCCATACATCACAACCAGCTATGACTACGATGCCCCTCTCGATGAGTACG GTAACATCAGGCAGCCAAAATACGGGCACCTCAAGGACCTCCACAATGTCCTCAAGTCCATGGAGAAGATCCTACTCCATGGGGACTACAAGGACACCACCATGGGCAACACCAACGTCATG GTTACCAAGTACACGCTGGACAACTCCTCTGCCTGCTTCATCAGCAACAAGTTCGACGACAAGGAGGTCAATGTGACCCTCGACGACGGCGCAACCCATGTCGTGCCCGCATGGTCCGTGAGCATCCTGCCGGACTGCAAGACCGTCGCGTACAACAGCGCCAAGATCAAGACACAGACGTCGGTGATGGTGAAGAGGCCGGGGGTGGAAACCGTGACGGATGGCCTTGCTTGGTCGTGGATGCCCGAGAACCTCCATCCTTTCATGACGGACGAGAAGGGTAACTTCAGGAAGAACGAGCTGCTCGAGCAGATCGCGACGTCGGGCGACCAGAGCGACTACCTATGGTACAGGACAAG CTTGGAGCACAAGGGGGAATCGAACTACAAGTTGCACGTGAACACGACTGGCCATGAGCTCTACGCTTTCGTCAATGGCAAGCTTGTTG GGAGGCACTACGCTCCTAATGGCGGATTCGTCTTCCAAATGGAGACACCGGTGAAGCTCCACTCTGGCAAGAACTACATCTCCCTCCTCAGCGCCACCATCGGGCTCAAGAACTATGGTGCTCTGTTCGAGATGATGCCCGCCGGCATCGTGGGAGGGCCGGTGAAGCTCGTCGACACCGTCACCAACACCACCGCCTACGACCTCTCCAACAGCTCCTGGTCCTACAAGGCCGGCCTCGCCGGCGAGTACAGGGAGACCCACCTCGACAAGGCCAAGGACCGCAGCCAATGGAGAGGCGGCACCATCCCGGTGCACCGCCCCTTCACCTGGTACAAGGCGACCTTTGAGGCCCCCACCGGTGAGGAGCCCGTGGTGGCGGACCTGCTGGGGCTCGGCAAGGGCGTGGTGTGGGTCAACGGCAACAACCTGGGCCGCTACTGGCCGTCATACGTCGCCGCGGACATGGACGGCTGCCGGCGGTGCGACTACCGCGGCACATTCATGGCGGATGGCGACGGGCAGAAGTGCCTCACTGGCTGCAACGAGCCGTCCCAGAGGTTCTACCATGTGCCACGGTCGTTCCTCAAGGCCGGCGAGCCCAACACGATGGTGCTGTTCGAGGAGGCCGGCGGCGACCCGACGAGGGTGAGCTTCCACACCGTCGCTGTCGGGGCGGCGTGCGCGGAGGCCGCCGAGGTCGGCGACGAGGTGGCGCTGGCGTGCAGCCATGGCAGGACCATCTCCAGCGTGGACGTGGCCAGCCTCGGCGTCACGCGCGGCAAGTGCGGCGCGTACCAGGGCGGCTGCGAGTCCAAGGCGGCGCTGGCGGCGTTCACGGCAGCGTGCGTCGGCAAGGAGTCGTGCACGGTGCGGCACACGGAGGACTTCCGCGCCGGGTCCGGGTGTGACTCCGGCGTGCTCACCGTGCAGGCAACCTGCTGA